Proteins from a genomic interval of Musa acuminata AAA Group cultivar baxijiao chromosome BXJ1-9, Cavendish_Baxijiao_AAA, whole genome shotgun sequence:
- the LOC103973887 gene encoding dof zinc finger protein 4-like — translation MQDFPPLHGRVFGGGGGARAEFSRLVGYTAAVASVQKQQPVKCPRCDSTNTKFCYYNNYNLSQPRHFCKSCRRYWTKGGILRNVPVGGGCRKSKRPSSSSSSKPYSKPSPATADKDHQSRSLRSSTSRCSSDSSSLNGTASSSAPYPDPTLLNSQISISNPNPPFETPLPVDPPLRPAPDIYLDPVAETLMAVPGSMQVFCFSDPSPTQEKPSEGIRPGFEDQTVRVDPMPGGTGGGLAALNWSGSVDPTLLDLVSAVDPAAYWNQSHWGGADPTFYLP, via the coding sequence ATGCAGGATTTCCCGCCTTTACACGGCCGCGTCTTTGGTGGTGGCGGAGGGGCGCGGGCCGAGTTCAGCCGCCTCGTCGGCTACACGGCGGCGGTGGCATCAGTGCAGAAGCAGCAGCCGGTGAAGTGCCCCCGCTGCGACTCCACCAACActaagttctgctactacaacaactacaatCTCTCCCAGCCCCGCCACTTCTGCAAGTCCTGCCGCCGCTACTGGACTAAGGGCGGCATCCTCCGAAACGTTCCCGTCGGTGGTGGCTGCCGCAAGTCCAAGcgcccttcctcttcctcctcctccaaacCCTACTCTAAGCCATCCCCCGCCACGGCCGATAAGGACCACCAAAGCCGCAGCCTCCGCTCCTCCACATCCCGATGCAGCAGTGACAGCTCCAGCCTCAACGGCACCGCCAGCTCCTCCGCCCCATACCCCGATCCGACCCTCCTCAACTCCCAGATCTCCATCTCCAATCCCAACCCTCCGTTCGAAACGCCGCTACCAGTCGATCCTCCTCTGCGCCCGGCACCGGATATCTATCTGGATCCGGTGGCCGAGACCCTCATGGCGGTGCCGGGGTCGATGCAAGTGTTTTGCTTCTCCGATCCGTCGCCGACCCAAGAGAAGCCCTCGGAGGGGATCAGGCCGGGGTTCGAAGATCAGACGGTCCGCGTGGATCCGATGCCGGGCGGGACCGGTGGAGGTCTCGCCGCGCTGAACTGGTCCGGCTCGGTGGACCCGACGCTTCTCGATCTCGTCAGCGCCGTCGATCCTGCAGCGTACTGGAATCAGAGCCACTGGGGGGGCGCGGATCCCACCTTCTATCTCCCGTAA